The Dethiosulfovibrio peptidovorans DSM 11002 genome has a window encoding:
- the panF gene encoding sodium/pantothenate symporter, with translation MEGINVSVIVPVALYLIGIYVMAVYCNKRLSRSDNFMEEYFIGSRGMGGFVLAMTLVATYTSASSFIGGPGVAYKMGLGWVLLAMIQVPTAWLTLGVLGKKFAIVARRIGAVTVNDVFRARYESPAVVIAGSVSLLAFFVAAMTAQFIGGARLFQGMTGLSYNTGLAIFAVTVIAYTTVGGFRAVALTDALQGVVMIVGTTALLFGIVSMGGGMENVVATLRDINPDLITPHGPDGFISKPFILSFWVLVCLGVVGLPHTAVRCMGYRDSRSMHGAMVIGTFVLAFVMLGMHLCGALGRAVVPGIEVGDTIMPILSLKVLPPVVAGIFLAGPLAGVMSTIDSQLILASATIVKDIYVNYVSPESVSSERGIKKVRIMSLAATAMIGTVVLLAAFRPPELIVWINIFAFGGMQAAFLWPLVLGLYWKRANGKGALASMVTGVFTYITMASTMKNFMGMNVIIPTLLVGLVAFVLVSLWSKRPDDSVIDLFWME, from the coding sequence ATGGAAGGGATTAACGTCTCCGTGATCGTCCCTGTGGCCCTCTATTTAATAGGCATATACGTTATGGCGGTCTACTGCAACAAGAGGCTGTCGAGATCGGATAATTTTATGGAAGAGTATTTTATAGGGAGCCGTGGAATGGGAGGCTTCGTCCTGGCCATGACGTTGGTGGCTACCTATACCAGTGCAAGCAGTTTCATAGGAGGTCCGGGAGTTGCCTATAAAATGGGTCTCGGCTGGGTGCTTTTAGCCATGATCCAGGTCCCTACAGCCTGGCTGACCCTTGGAGTTCTGGGAAAAAAGTTCGCCATAGTCGCCAGGAGAATAGGGGCTGTCACGGTCAACGACGTTTTCAGGGCCAGATACGAGAGCCCAGCTGTGGTTATAGCAGGATCGGTCAGTTTGCTGGCTTTTTTCGTGGCGGCCATGACCGCCCAGTTCATAGGGGGGGCCAGGCTCTTCCAGGGAATGACCGGTCTGTCCTACAACACAGGACTGGCTATATTTGCCGTTACGGTAATAGCATATACAACGGTTGGTGGCTTTAGGGCGGTGGCATTGACCGACGCTCTCCAGGGAGTGGTCATGATAGTAGGAACCACGGCTTTGCTCTTCGGCATAGTCTCCATGGGGGGAGGAATGGAGAACGTCGTAGCTACTTTAAGGGACATAAATCCTGATCTTATAACCCCTCACGGGCCGGATGGATTCATATCCAAGCCCTTCATACTTTCCTTTTGGGTTCTGGTCTGTCTCGGAGTGGTCGGTCTGCCTCACACTGCCGTAAGATGTATGGGCTACAGGGATTCGAGATCCATGCACGGGGCCATGGTGATAGGGACCTTCGTCTTGGCCTTCGTAATGCTGGGTATGCACCTCTGCGGGGCCCTCGGTCGGGCCGTGGTGCCGGGGATAGAGGTTGGAGATACTATAATGCCTATATTGTCTCTGAAGGTACTGCCTCCTGTGGTGGCTGGGATATTCCTGGCAGGACCTCTGGCGGGAGTCATGTCGACGATAGACTCCCAGCTTATACTGGCCTCTGCCACCATAGTGAAGGACATATACGTGAACTACGTCTCTCCCGAATCGGTGAGCTCCGAAAGAGGAATAAAAAAGGTCCGCATAATGAGCCTTGCTGCCACTGCCATGATAGGAACGGTGGTCTTGCTGGCGGCTTTCAGGCCTCCTGAGCTTATAGTGTGGATAAATATCTTCGCCTTCGGGGGAATGCAGGCAGCCTTTCTGTGGCCTCTGGTTTTGGGACTCTACTGGAAAAGGGCTAACGGAAAGGGAGCTCTGGCCTCGATGGTTACAGGGGTATTTACCTACATAACGATGGCCTCCACCATGAAAAACTTCATGGGCATGAACGTCATAATACCGACATTGCTAGTAGGTCTGGTAGCCTTCGTCCTGGTCAGTCTATGGTCGAAGAGGCCGGATGATTCGGTTATCGATCTGTTCTGGATGGAGTGA
- a CDS encoding transglycosylase SLT domain-containing protein, whose product MLFIAASIVVVVLSLLKLELQGEFLEVDISDSFARPASALEDTRAETPSIPGSNILRESATACRTIALSAAEESTALASYIVSQNSRISPSVAMEEAVAFLRYSSLYGVPLDIAVAVANTESHFKPQAKSSHGSLGVMQVTWRVHKDLLSPYGFNSADDLHDPSLGIKAGCILLSRYIQSNSDLKTALGRYYGGSPEVYWRRISRNLRRYRKFEENRRK is encoded by the coding sequence ATGCTGTTTATAGCGGCGTCGATAGTGGTCGTAGTCCTATCCCTGTTGAAGCTCGAGCTTCAGGGAGAGTTCTTGGAAGTAGACATATCCGATAGCTTCGCACGGCCCGCCTCCGCATTAGAGGACACAAGGGCAGAAACCCCGTCCATCCCGGGCTCAAATATACTCAGAGAATCCGCCACAGCCTGTCGGACCATAGCGCTGTCCGCCGCCGAGGAATCTACGGCTCTGGCATCCTATATAGTCTCTCAGAACAGTAGGATTTCCCCTTCCGTGGCTATGGAGGAGGCCGTAGCCTTCCTCAGATACAGCAGCCTTTACGGTGTGCCTCTGGATATAGCGGTAGCGGTGGCAAACACGGAGAGCCATTTCAAGCCTCAGGCCAAGAGCTCCCACGGTTCCCTGGGAGTTATGCAGGTTACCTGGAGGGTACACAAAGACCTGCTATCGCCCTACGGATTCAACTCCGCCGACGACCTCCACGATCCATCCCTTGGAATAAAGGCGGGGTGTATACTGTTGTCCAGATATATCCAGTCAAACAGCGATCTCAAGACCGCCCTGGGAAGATATTACGGCGGCTCTCCCGAGGTATACTGGAGAAGGATATCCAGAAACCTCCGCAGGTACAGAAAGTTCGAGGAAAACCGCCGAAAATAG